The proteins below are encoded in one region of Citrobacter enshiensis:
- a CDS encoding glycoside-pentoside-hexuronide family transporter, whose amino-acid sequence MKSEVLSVKEKIGYGMGDAASHIIFDNVMLYMMFFYTDIFGIPAGFVGTMFLLARALDAISDPCMGLLADRTRSRWGKFRPWILFGAIPFGIVCVLAYTTPDLSLNGKMIYAAVTYTLLTLLYTVVNIPYCALGGVITNDPTQRISLQSWRFVLATAGGMLSTVLMMPLVNLIGGEDKAFGFQGGIAVLSVVAFLMLAFCFFTTKERIQVPPSTTSMREDLRDIWQNDQWRIVGVLTILNILAVCVRGGAMMYYCTWIMGSPEIFVAFLTTYCVGNLIGSALAKPLTDWKCKVSIFWWTNAALAVVSVAMFFVPMQATIMMFAFIFVIGVLHQLVTPIQWVMMSDTVDYGEWTNGKRLTGISFAGTLFVLKLGLALGGAMIGWMLAGGGYDAAAKTQNSATLSIIIGLFTLAPAVCYVLSAIIAKRYYTLKTPFLTKIMGELAQGARRNQQEFETLPVSKELQN is encoded by the coding sequence ATGAAGAGTGAAGTGTTATCCGTTAAAGAGAAGATTGGCTACGGCATGGGTGACGCCGCCAGCCACATCATTTTTGATAACGTCATGTTGTACATGATGTTTTTTTATACCGACATCTTTGGTATTCCCGCTGGCTTTGTCGGCACCATGTTCTTGCTGGCGCGTGCGCTGGATGCGATCTCTGACCCTTGCATGGGACTGCTGGCTGACCGCACCCGTTCCCGCTGGGGCAAGTTCCGTCCGTGGATTTTGTTTGGCGCCATCCCGTTCGGCATTGTCTGCGTGTTGGCCTACACCACGCCGGATCTCAGCCTGAACGGCAAAATGATTTACGCCGCCGTTACCTACACGCTGCTGACCCTGCTTTATACCGTGGTGAATATTCCGTACTGCGCGCTGGGCGGCGTGATCACCAACGACCCGACGCAGCGTATCTCCCTGCAATCCTGGCGCTTTGTGCTGGCGACGGCGGGCGGCATGCTCTCCACGGTGTTGATGATGCCGCTGGTGAATCTGATTGGCGGTGAAGACAAAGCATTTGGCTTCCAGGGCGGGATCGCCGTGCTGTCGGTTGTGGCATTTCTGATGCTGGCGTTCTGCTTCTTTACCACCAAAGAGCGCATCCAGGTGCCGCCGAGCACCACCTCCATGCGTGAAGATCTGCGCGACATCTGGCAAAACGACCAGTGGCGCATCGTCGGCGTGCTCACCATTCTCAACATCCTTGCCGTCTGCGTGCGCGGTGGTGCGATGATGTACTACTGCACCTGGATCATGGGTTCGCCGGAAATCTTCGTCGCGTTCCTCACCACCTACTGCGTCGGCAACCTGATTGGCTCCGCGCTGGCGAAACCGCTCACCGACTGGAAATGCAAAGTCAGTATCTTCTGGTGGACCAACGCCGCACTGGCGGTCGTGAGCGTGGCGATGTTCTTCGTGCCGATGCAGGCCACAATCATGATGTTCGCCTTTATCTTCGTGATTGGCGTACTGCACCAGCTGGTAACGCCGATCCAGTGGGTCATGATGTCCGACACCGTCGACTATGGTGAATGGACCAACGGCAAACGCCTGACCGGCATCAGCTTCGCGGGCACGCTGTTCGTACTGAAACTCGGCCTGGCGCTGGGCGGGGCGATGATTGGCTGGATGCTGGCAGGCGGTGGCTACGATGCCGCAGCTAAAACGCAGAACAGCGCTACCCTCAGCATCATCATTGGCCTGTTCACCCTGGCCCCGGCGGTTTGCTACGTGCTGAGCGCGATTATCGCCAAACGCTATTACACGCTGAAAACGCCATTCCTGACCAAAATCATGGGCGAGCTGGCGCAAGGCGCGCGCCGCAATCAGCAGGAATTTGAAACCCTGCCGGTCAGCAAAGAATTGCAGAACTAA
- the yicI gene encoding alpha-xylosidase, which produces MKISDGNWLIQPGLNVTYPVQVFDVEQQGNDLVVYVAPRDVRERTWQLDTLMFTVRLFSPQEGIVGVRIEHFQGALDKGPHYPLNVLKDVKVEIENNAEFAGLKSGNLSVRVTKGEFWALDFLRDGQRITGSQLKNNGYVQDGNTDSNYMFERLDLGVGETVYGLGERFTALVRNGQTVETWNRDGGTSTEQSYKNIPFYLTNRGYGVLVNHPENVSFEVGSEKVSKVQFSVEGEYLEYFVIDGPAPKEVLNRYTQFTGRPALPPAWSFGLWLTTSFTTNYDEATVNSFIDGMAERNLPLHVFHFDCFWMKAFQWCDFEWDPVTFPDPEGMIRRLKAKGLKVCVWINPYIGQKSPVFNELKEKGYLLKRPDGSVWQWDKWQPGLAIYDFTNPDACKWYADKLKGLVDIGVDCFKTDFGERIPTDVQWFDGADPQKMHNHYAYIYNELVWNVLKETVGEEEAVLFARSASVGAQKFPVHWGGDCYANYESMAESLRGGLSIGLSGFGFWSHDIGGFENTAPAHVYKRWCAFGLLSSHSRLHGSKSYRVPWAYDDESCDVVRYFTEQKCRMMPYLYRQAALARECGTPMLRAMMLEFPDDPACDYLDRQYMLGDSVMVAPVFSEAGDVQFYLPEGRWTHLWRNDEVAGSRWHKQQHDVLSLPVYVRDNTLLALGCNSQKPDYAWHEGTAFQLFHLEEGRETFCEVPAADGSIIFTLKAKRTHNTLTVTGEGDARDWTLCLRNIPQIGDVKGGSYASSEWGVVVKAAGNELVIHL; this is translated from the coding sequence ATGAAAATCAGTGACGGTAACTGGCTCATTCAGCCGGGCCTGAATGTGACGTATCCGGTTCAGGTGTTTGATGTGGAGCAGCAGGGCAACGACCTGGTGGTGTACGTTGCGCCGCGCGACGTGCGTGAGCGCACCTGGCAGCTCGACACATTGATGTTTACGGTTCGCCTGTTCTCGCCACAGGAAGGGATTGTCGGTGTGCGCATCGAACACTTCCAGGGCGCGCTGGACAAGGGGCCGCATTATCCGCTGAACGTGCTGAAAGACGTGAAGGTTGAGATTGAAAACAATGCGGAATTTGCCGGGCTGAAAAGCGGCAACCTCAGCGTGCGCGTCACCAAGGGCGAGTTCTGGGCGCTGGATTTCCTGCGCGACGGCCAGCGTATCACCGGCAGCCAGTTGAAAAACAACGGCTACGTGCAGGACGGCAATACCGACAGCAACTACATGTTTGAGCGTCTGGATCTGGGCGTCGGCGAAACGGTTTACGGACTGGGCGAGCGCTTTACCGCGCTGGTGCGCAACGGTCAGACGGTCGAAACCTGGAACCGCGACGGCGGCACCAGCACCGAGCAGTCGTATAAAAACATCCCGTTCTACCTGACCAACCGCGGCTACGGCGTGCTGGTGAACCATCCGGAAAACGTCTCCTTTGAAGTCGGCTCCGAGAAAGTTTCCAAAGTGCAGTTCAGCGTCGAAGGCGAATATCTGGAATATTTCGTGATCGACGGCCCGGCCCCGAAAGAGGTGCTGAACCGCTATACGCAGTTCACTGGCCGCCCGGCGCTGCCGCCCGCGTGGTCGTTCGGCCTGTGGCTCACCACTTCGTTTACCACCAACTACGATGAAGCAACGGTAAACAGCTTTATTGACGGTATGGCGGAGCGCAATTTGCCGCTGCATGTATTCCACTTCGACTGCTTCTGGATGAAAGCCTTCCAGTGGTGCGATTTCGAGTGGGACCCGGTGACCTTCCCGGACCCGGAAGGGATGATCCGCCGACTCAAAGCCAAGGGGCTGAAGGTCTGCGTGTGGATAAACCCCTATATCGGTCAGAAATCGCCGGTATTTAACGAGCTGAAAGAGAAAGGCTACCTGCTGAAACGCCCGGATGGATCCGTGTGGCAGTGGGATAAATGGCAGCCGGGGCTGGCGATTTATGACTTCACCAATCCGGATGCCTGTAAATGGTATGCCGACAAGCTGAAAGGCCTGGTGGATATCGGCGTCGACTGTTTTAAAACCGACTTTGGTGAACGTATCCCGACCGATGTGCAGTGGTTCGATGGTGCCGATCCGCAGAAAATGCATAACCATTATGCGTACATCTACAACGAACTGGTGTGGAACGTGCTCAAAGAGACCGTCGGCGAAGAGGAAGCGGTACTGTTTGCGCGCTCCGCGTCCGTCGGTGCGCAAAAGTTCCCGGTACACTGGGGCGGCGACTGCTACGCCAACTATGAATCCATGGCGGAAAGCCTGCGCGGCGGGTTATCTATCGGCCTCTCAGGGTTTGGTTTCTGGAGCCATGATATTGGCGGCTTCGAGAATACCGCACCGGCGCACGTCTACAAACGGTGGTGCGCGTTTGGCTTACTCTCCAGCCACAGTCGCCTGCACGGCAGCAAATCCTACCGGGTGCCGTGGGCGTACGACGACGAATCCTGCGATGTGGTGCGCTATTTCACTGAGCAGAAATGCCGGATGATGCCGTATCTGTATCGCCAGGCGGCGCTGGCTCGCGAGTGCGGTACGCCGATGCTGCGCGCCATGATGCTCGAATTTCCGGACGATCCGGCGTGCGATTACCTCGACCGCCAGTACATGCTGGGGGATTCCGTGATGGTGGCACCGGTGTTCTCGGAGGCGGGTGATGTGCAGTTTTATCTGCCGGAAGGGCGCTGGACGCACCTGTGGCGCAATGACGAGGTCGCGGGTAGCCGCTGGCACAAACAGCAGCATGACGTCCTGAGTTTGCCGGTGTACGTGCGAGACAACACCCTGCTGGCGCTGGGCTGCAATAGCCAGAAGCCGGATTACGCCTGGCATGAAGGCACCGCTTTCCAGCTGTTCCACCTGGAAGAGGGGCGTGAAACGTTCTGCGAAGTCCCTGCCGCAGACGGTTCGATTATCTTCACGCTAAAAGCGAAGCGTACCCACAATACGCTCACCGTAACGGGCGAAGGCGATGCGCGCGACTGGACGCTGTGCCTGCGTAACATCCCGCAAATCGGCGATGTGAAAGGCGGCTCTTACGCCAGCAGCGAGTGGGGTGTGGTGGTGAAAGCGGCAGGAAATGAGCTGGTGATTCACCTGTGA
- a CDS encoding AsmA family protein, with protein sequence MKFIGKLLIYVLIAFLVAVIVLYFLLQTRWGAERVSNWISENSGYHVAFDAMDHRFSSPSHILLENVTFGRDGQPATLVAKTVDIGLSSRQLTDPQHVDTILLKDGTLNISSQTAPLPFRADRLELHDMAFNSPGSEWNLSAQRVDGGVIPWNPEAGRVLGSKAQIQLSAGSLTLNDIPATNVLIEGSIDKEQVTLSNIGADVARGALTGVARRNADGSWIVDSLRLNDIRLQSDKVLAEFFSPLTSIPSLQIGRLEVTDARLQGPDWAVTDLDLSLRNLTFSKDDWQTQEGKLSMNASEFIYGSLHLFDPILNAEFSPQGIALRQFTTRWEGGMIRTSGHWQRSGKALVLDDTAIAGLEYTLPTNWKQLWMKPLPGWLNSLTLKKFSASRNLVIDVDSTFPWQLTALDSYGANLGLVQDHQWGVWSGNATLNAAVGTFNRVDVRRPSLALTANSSTINISELSGYTERGLLEATASVSQVPQRQTQISLNGRGVPVNILQPWGWPALPISGDGNIQLTASGTIQADTPLKPTVNGQLHALNTEKQQVEQTMTEGVVSTVSAAVPTVAPSSPQL encoded by the coding sequence ATGAAATTTATTGGAAAGCTGCTTATCTACGTGCTGATCGCCTTTTTGGTGGCGGTTATTGTGCTCTATTTTCTGCTGCAAACCCGCTGGGGAGCAGAACGCGTCAGCAACTGGATCTCTGAAAATAGCGGCTACCACGTGGCCTTTGATGCGATGGATCACCGTTTTTCCTCCCCTTCCCACATCCTGCTGGAGAACGTCACCTTTGGCCGGGATGGTCAGCCTGCCACGTTAGTCGCAAAAACCGTGGATATCGGACTCAGTAGCCGCCAGCTGACCGATCCCCAGCATGTTGACACCATCCTGCTTAAAGACGGGACGCTGAATATCTCCTCGCAAACGGCGCCGCTTCCCTTCCGGGCCGATCGCTTAGAGCTGCACGATATGGCGTTCAACAGTCCCGGCAGCGAGTGGAACCTGAGCGCGCAACGGGTAGACGGTGGCGTGATCCCCTGGAATCCTGAAGCAGGCCGGGTACTCGGCAGCAAAGCACAGATCCAGCTCAGTGCAGGTTCGCTGACGCTGAACGACATCCCCGCCACTAACGTGCTGATTGAAGGCAGCATCGACAAAGAACAGGTGACACTGAGCAACATTGGCGCAGACGTCGCACGCGGCGCATTAACCGGCGTAGCGCGACGAAATGCGGACGGCAGTTGGATTGTTGATAGCCTTCGTCTGAACGACATCCGCTTACAAAGCGACAAAGTGCTGGCGGAATTCTTTTCGCCGCTCACAAGTATTCCTTCCCTGCAAATTGGCCGCCTTGAGGTGACCGACGCACGCCTGCAAGGTCCGGACTGGGCAGTGACCGATCTTGACCTCAGCTTGCGCAACCTGACCTTCAGCAAAGATGACTGGCAGACTCAGGAGGGCAAATTGTCAATGAATGCCAGTGAGTTCATCTACGGTTCGCTGCATCTCTTCGACCCCATCTTAAACGCGGAATTCTCTCCGCAAGGTATCGCGCTACGTCAGTTCACCACCCGCTGGGAAGGCGGCATGATCCGCACATCCGGTCATTGGCAGCGTTCCGGTAAAGCACTCGTTCTCGACGATACGGCCATTGCCGGGCTGGAATACACCCTGCCGACAAACTGGAAACAGTTGTGGATGAAACCATTACCCGGCTGGCTCAACAGCCTGACGTTGAAGAAATTCAGCGCCAGTCGCAATCTGGTGATTGATGTTGACTCCACTTTCCCGTGGCAGCTCACCGCGCTGGACAGCTACGGCGCGAACCTGGGGCTGGTTCAGGACCATCAGTGGGGCGTGTGGAGCGGGAACGCCACCCTCAACGCTGCGGTGGGCACGTTTAATCGCGTGGATGTGCGTCGCCCCTCTCTGGCGCTGACGGCAAACAGCAGTACGATTAACATCAGTGAACTGAGTGGCTACACCGAGAGAGGATTGCTGGAAGCCACCGCCAGCGTTTCACAGGTGCCGCAACGCCAGACCCAGATAAGCCTGAACGGGCGAGGTGTTCCGGTGAACATCCTGCAACCGTGGGGCTGGCCAGCACTGCCGATTTCTGGCGACGGGAATATCCAGCTTACCGCCAGCGGCACTATTCAGGCCGATACGCCGCTGAAACCCACGGTGAACGGTCAGTTACACGCTCTGAATACAGAGAAACAGCAGGTCGAACAGACGATGACGGAGGGCGTGGTGTCGACGGTTTCTGCTGCGGTTCCCACTGTGGCGCCTTCATCACCCCAGCTCTGA